In Bacillus sp. KH172YL63, one genomic interval encodes:
- a CDS encoding ArsR/SmtB family transcription factor — protein sequence MQVSTVEINKAASVLKLLGDKTRLTMVKILDGNDCCVCEFVEIFKTSQPAISQHVRKLKDAGIVREKRRGQWVIYSLNRESEIFPMIQSLLNQLPDQGFKLTELTEQGLRISCDE from the coding sequence ATGCAAGTATCGACTGTTGAAATAAACAAAGCTGCAAGTGTTTTAAAGTTGCTCGGGGATAAAACCCGGTTGACAATGGTAAAAATATTGGATGGAAATGATTGCTGTGTGTGTGAGTTTGTAGAGATTTTCAAAACAAGTCAGCCTGCGATCAGTCAGCACGTCCGTAAATTGAAAGACGCAGGAATCGTAAGGGAGAAGCGCCGTGGACAGTGGGTCATTTATTCCCTCAACCGGGAAAGTGAAATCTTCCCGATGATCCAGAGCCTTCTGAACCAGCTGCCGGACCAGGGCTTCAAATTGACGGAGCTCACCGAGCAGGGCTTGCGCATTTCCTGTGATGAATAG
- a CDS encoding DUF2268 domain-containing putative Zn-dependent protease (predicted Zn-dependent protease with a strongly conserved HExxH motif) — MKPNVIVIFVLTILVLTLASCDDAAETSRESVKKSIQFEDLVTTFQHPDTQQSFKIIHAYELFQNYIGAVADHPDDPYMEIYQEEVIDPIYEDCFSDGEFLYMADPILKGSPQQLSVGPTHLAEIQHLIDDIDTEKTENLIRESLLKSSELLPVEMETTVCVLPSKNKQVNMITVGAGKISVLYNPLYTEETLRAGVAHEYHHSFWANRYLDPSAPPTVLDNMIFEGKAVMFEKTVYPDIEMTRIDDAYNKDNWAKIQQHLDKVDVSRSYDIMMGGKGLPWGYGYSEGYKMVESYLERNQDLSPADWTPVHAKEIFEAGQYDDHYR; from the coding sequence TTGAAACCAAACGTCATAGTTATCTTTGTCCTCACCATTTTAGTCCTAACCCTTGCATCATGTGATGATGCAGCCGAAACGAGTAGGGAATCCGTAAAGAAATCCATTCAATTCGAGGACCTTGTCACAACTTTTCAGCACCCCGATACACAACAGTCCTTCAAGATCATTCATGCCTACGAACTTTTTCAGAACTATATCGGCGCAGTAGCTGACCATCCAGATGATCCTTATATGGAAATTTATCAAGAAGAAGTCATTGATCCGATTTACGAAGATTGCTTCAGTGACGGTGAATTCCTGTATATGGCCGACCCAATCCTGAAAGGTTCGCCCCAGCAATTGAGCGTCGGTCCTACCCATTTAGCCGAAATCCAGCATCTCATCGATGACATCGACACAGAGAAAACCGAAAATCTCATCCGGGAATCACTTCTGAAATCGTCTGAACTCCTGCCTGTAGAGATGGAAACAACCGTATGCGTCCTTCCTTCTAAAAACAAACAGGTAAATATGATCACAGTCGGTGCAGGGAAGATCAGTGTCCTTTACAACCCGCTCTATACGGAAGAAACACTAAGGGCAGGCGTTGCCCATGAATACCATCACAGCTTCTGGGCTAACCGTTATTTAGATCCATCTGCTCCTCCAACGGTGTTAGATAACATGATATTTGAAGGAAAAGCGGTCATGTTCGAAAAAACGGTTTACCCGGATATAGAAATGACCCGCATTGATGATGCATATAATAAAGACAATTGGGCAAAGATCCAACAACATCTCGACAAAGTCGATGTAAGCCGCTCGTACGACATCATGATGGGTGGAAAAGGCCTGCCGTGGGGTTATGGCTACAGTGAAGGCTATAAAATGGTGGAATCCTATTTAGAGAGAAACCAGGACCTATCCCCTGCTGATTGGACCCCGGTACATGCCAAGGAAATCTTTGAGGCCGGCCAGTATGATGACCATTACCGTTAA
- a CDS encoding lysozyme inhibitor LprI family protein yields the protein MKKKVLIAAACFMLLSACSNQEDASKEAEVEQHVEETSSTEATPPAEEPQTSMEESDAEDTASPAPVTKVEGRKTEFLNLLDAIQQEVDSMPEKKEVDKGTTNAMKNYYGVSLDKYDAALNDIYALLKEKLSPEVMSDLKAEQLQWIEEKEAKAEEARLEYEGGTFENVAYLISLNKSTKERCYELVNEYMTD from the coding sequence ATGAAGAAGAAAGTGTTGATTGCCGCAGCATGTTTCATGCTCTTGTCTGCATGCAGCAATCAGGAGGATGCTTCCAAAGAGGCAGAAGTGGAACAGCATGTGGAGGAAACATCTTCGACAGAGGCGACTCCTCCTGCCGAAGAGCCCCAAACTTCCATGGAAGAAAGTGATGCCGAGGACACAGCATCCCCTGCACCTGTGACCAAGGTCGAAGGAAGAAAAACTGAATTTCTGAACCTCCTGGATGCCATCCAGCAAGAAGTCGACAGCATGCCGGAGAAAAAAGAAGTGGACAAAGGCACGACAAACGCGATGAAAAACTACTACGGTGTTTCGCTCGACAAATATGACGCCGCTTTGAATGACATTTACGCCCTGCTGAAGGAAAAGCTGTCCCCGGAAGTCATGTCAGATTTAAAGGCGGAACAGTTGCAGTGGATAGAAGAAAAAGAAGCAAAGGCAGAAGAAGCACGCCTGGAGTATGAAGGCGGCACGTTTGAGAATGTGGCTTATTTGATTTCGTTGAACAAGTCAACGAAGGAAAGATGTTATGAATTGGTGAATGAGTATATGACGGATTAG
- a CDS encoding class I SAM-dependent DNA methyltransferase, whose product MDFRGSNAYNQSDFFSAYMKRRSRKDSPNNAIEGPIMYELFGDFKDKAVLDLGCGDASFGKELLEKGAGHYTGVEGSEQMLASAEMNLSGEENGTLHHETMESYTYPDSKFDIVTSRFAIHYVADIHTLFENIHHALSEDGKFIFSVQHPLTTSSFISKKSGDKRGNWIVDDYFLDGERKEPWIDQTVVKYHRTIEQYFRALVQAGFSVVDLREGTPERVHFSSDEEFARRKRIPVVLAFSCVKGSLRS is encoded by the coding sequence ATGGATTTCAGAGGATCAAATGCTTACAATCAGAGTGATTTTTTCTCAGCCTACATGAAAAGAAGAAGCCGGAAAGACAGTCCGAATAACGCAATCGAAGGGCCAATCATGTATGAACTGTTTGGGGATTTCAAAGACAAAGCCGTCCTCGACCTGGGTTGCGGTGATGCTTCCTTCGGAAAAGAACTGCTCGAAAAAGGCGCCGGTCATTACACAGGAGTGGAAGGGTCAGAGCAGATGCTCGCTTCTGCCGAGATGAATTTGTCAGGTGAAGAAAACGGCACGCTGCATCATGAAACGATGGAGAGCTATACATACCCTGATAGCAAGTTTGATATCGTCACATCCCGTTTCGCGATTCACTACGTGGCGGATATTCACACGCTCTTTGAAAACATCCATCACGCATTGAGCGAGGACGGGAAATTCATTTTCAGCGTCCAGCATCCGCTGACCACTTCATCCTTTATCAGCAAAAAAAGCGGAGACAAACGGGGGAATTGGATCGTGGATGACTATTTCCTCGATGGCGAACGGAAAGAACCGTGGATCGATCAAACGGTCGTGAAGTATCATCGCACGATCGAACAGTACTTCAGAGCCCTCGTACAGGCAGGCTTCTCAGTGGTTGATTTAAGAGAAGGAACACCGGAACGTGTTCATTTCAGCTCTGACGAAGAATTTGCGAGGCGAAAGAGAATTCCTGTGGTGCTGGCGTTTTCTTGTGTGAAGGGGTCCTTGAGAAGTTAA
- a CDS encoding nitroreductase family protein, translating to MKQSTSHIANIIRERRSIKSGYSDREVTQETILEILNDAVWAPNHGLREPWRFIFVPTSEKERFVEDLVQTFSPDMQANRRNYFSQPAAFLIIVMDEDPRQKQWEENFGAVSALIQNFQLLAWEQKLGVVWKTNPHIYDPKVRELLNVKPGEKIAGFLHLGYFDQVPQVRPRTSAEDKLSVYGE from the coding sequence ATGAAACAGTCAACATCACATATCGCCAACATCATTCGTGAACGGAGATCAATTAAAAGTGGTTATAGTGACAGGGAAGTGACGCAGGAAACGATACTTGAGATCTTGAACGATGCCGTATGGGCACCGAATCACGGTTTGAGGGAGCCTTGGCGGTTCATCTTTGTGCCGACATCTGAGAAAGAACGCTTTGTCGAGGATCTCGTTCAAACATTTTCTCCCGATATGCAGGCAAACAGAAGAAACTACTTTAGCCAGCCGGCTGCGTTCCTCATCATAGTCATGGACGAGGACCCACGTCAGAAGCAGTGGGAAGAGAATTTCGGGGCGGTCAGTGCGCTGATTCAGAACTTCCAGCTCCTCGCCTGGGAACAGAAACTCGGCGTCGTGTGGAAAACCAATCCTCATATCTACGACCCGAAAGTCCGGGAGTTACTGAACGTGAAGCCGGGTGAGAAAATTGCAGGCTTCCTCCATCTCGGCTACTTTGATCAAGTGCCTCAAGTCAGGCCCCGTACCTCGGCTGAAGATAAATTAAGTGTGTATGGGGAGTAG